The Malus domestica chromosome 06, GDT2T_hap1 genome has a segment encoding these proteins:
- the LOC103438304 gene encoding uncharacterized protein has protein sequence MGCLVSTPKDTLGNRRRPANIGEVSVYVPGLRIPKPVDFSQSLGDHLSKSLVERLSALRTRIVVMAAQEGPTITRTKRRAATQHGGSTLADLQQALNDYLPVLLGLMKDGSQLHHKVQFLWVNQEDDAEETAMSNAWYEVLSILHLMAMLSLSQANLLLLPRTSADGYQPKVTEESRRASIDIFLKAAGYLDCAVRHVLPQLPTELKTNLPVDLAEGVLRALCLQALGQGVDIQLGMAIDSTKATLAVKRRLACEMVKYWQQAQDNLMNLPLLNGWGEKHRLFVKWKYVEAKAAAYYYHGLILDEGNTEKFHGMAVAALQAADEYFKESRKACDAFNAAPPLSRNPPLWGTMKYLSEKIPKDTSSKVRINRDLYSHEKIMETAPTLPDFALALKPDEFQLPPVDHSWNMEHMNKGSNQL, from the exons ATGGGATGCCTGGTCTCAACACCGAAAGATACACTAGGAAATAGGAGGAGGCCCGCAAACATTGGGGAAGTTTCTGTCTATGTCCCCGGTTTGAGAATCCCTAAACCTGTTGATTTCTCTCAGTCACTTGGTGATCACTTGTCCAAGAGTTTAGTGGAACGCCTATCTGCATTAAGGACTCGCATAGTTGTGATGGCTGCCCAAGAAGGTCCGACAATTACCAGAACGAAGAGAAGAGCTGCTACTCAACATG GTGGTTCAACATTGGCCGATCTTCAGCAGGCTCTCAATGATTACTTGCCTGTCCTTTTGGGATTAATGAAAGATG GAAGCCAGCTACACCACAAGGTTCAATTTTTGTGGGTAAATCAAGAGGATGATGCAGAG GAAACAGCTATGTCTAATGCATGGTACGAGGTGCTGTCGATTTTGCACTTAATGGCAATGCTATCATTATCACAAGCTAACTTGTTACTTCTTCCAAGAACATCTGCTGATGGTTATCAGCCAAAAGTAACAGAAG AGAGTAGACGAGCTTCCATTGATATTTTCCTGAAGGCAGCAGGATACCTTGATTGTGCAGTCCGACATGTTCTTCCACAGTTGCCTACTGAGCTCAA GACAAACCTGCCAGTTGACTTAGCAGAAGGAGTTCTTCGAGCTCTTTGCCTACAAGCATTAGGACAG GGtgttgatattcaacttggaATGGCAATTGATAGCACAAAAGCCACACTTGCAGTGAAGCGACGGCTTGCATGTGAAATGGTAAAGTATTGGCAACAG GCTCAAGATAACCTTATGAACCTTCCCTTATTAAATGGTTGGGGTGAAAAGCATCGGCTCTTTGTGAAGTGGAAATATGTTGAGGCAAAG GCTGCTGCATATTACTATCATGGTTTGATCCTTGATGAGGGTAACACTGAAAAATTTCATGGGATGGCTGTAGCTGCCTTGCAAGCAGCAGATGAGTATTTTAAAGAAAGTAGGAAGGCATGCGACGCATTTAACGCTGCTCCCCCTTTGTCGAG AAATCCACCGCTCTGGGGAACCATGAAGTATCTATCTGAGAAAATTCCTAAAGATACTTCAAGCAAAGTGCGGATAAACCGTGATCTGTACTCACACGAAAA AATCATGGAGACAGCGCCAACATTGCCCGATTTTGCTTTGGCCTTGAAACCGGATGAATTCCAACTTCCTCCAGTAGACCACTCTTGGAACATGGAGCACATGAATAAGGGTTCCAACCAGCTCTAA
- the LOC103438302 gene encoding uncharacterized protein isoform X1, producing the protein MLWCGRSVSFLCSLPPLLFLLPLKFSILRFHSKVTALTVHCRRRVRDLLFVFSGEAMAAEEDSIEQAVAARQERLRALKAAQELLNTPDEDSAQVHDNTNESNPISDETNTNMKFRNYVPHDKQLQEGKLVPPVLPKFEDPVAGVPPPSEKKEDPFVNIAPKKPNWELRRDVQKRLDKLEKRTQKAMLKLMEEQEKQKQLDGDGRNGED; encoded by the exons ATGCTGTGGTGTGGTCGGTCTGTATCTTTCTTGTGCAGTTTACCACCTCTTTTGTTTCTCCTccctctcaaattctcaattctgCGATTCCATTCCAAAGTGACAGCGTTAACAGTGCATTGCAGACGACGGGTCAGGGACCttctcttcgtcttctccg GCGAAGCCATGGCCGCTGAAGAGGACTCCATTGAACAAGCAGTCGCAGCACGTCAAGAGAGGCTAAGAGCTCTTAAAGCAGCTCAGGAACTGTTAAACACTCCAGATGAGGATTCCGCACAAGTTCACGATAACACTAATGAAAGCAATCCAATTAGTGACGAAAC TAATACCAACATGAAATTCCGAAATTATGTTCCTCATGATAAGCAGCTTCAGGAGGGAAAGCTTGTTCCACCAGTGCTGCCAAAGTTTGAAGACCCTGTTGCAGGAGTACCACCTCCATCAGAGAAGAAAGAG GACCCGTTTGTGAATATTGCTCCTAAAAAACCAAACTGGGAACTTCGCAGGGATGTGCAGAAGAGGCTTGATAAGCTTGAAAAGCGAACCCAAAAGGCAATGCTTAAACTTATGG agGAACAGGAGAAGCAAAAGCAATTGGATGGAGATGGCAGAAATGGTGAAGACTAG
- the LOC103438302 gene encoding uncharacterized protein isoform X2: MAAEEDSIEQAVAARQERLRALKAAQELLNTPDEDSAQVHDNTNESNPISDETNTNMKFRNYVPHDKQLQEGKLVPPVLPKFEDPVAGVPPPSEKKEDPFVNIAPKKPNWELRRDVQKRLDKLEKRTQKAMLKLMEEQEKQKQLDGDGRNGED; this comes from the exons ATGGCCGCTGAAGAGGACTCCATTGAACAAGCAGTCGCAGCACGTCAAGAGAGGCTAAGAGCTCTTAAAGCAGCTCAGGAACTGTTAAACACTCCAGATGAGGATTCCGCACAAGTTCACGATAACACTAATGAAAGCAATCCAATTAGTGACGAAAC TAATACCAACATGAAATTCCGAAATTATGTTCCTCATGATAAGCAGCTTCAGGAGGGAAAGCTTGTTCCACCAGTGCTGCCAAAGTTTGAAGACCCTGTTGCAGGAGTACCACCTCCATCAGAGAAGAAAGAG GACCCGTTTGTGAATATTGCTCCTAAAAAACCAAACTGGGAACTTCGCAGGGATGTGCAGAAGAGGCTTGATAAGCTTGAAAAGCGAACCCAAAAGGCAATGCTTAAACTTATGG agGAACAGGAGAAGCAAAAGCAATTGGATGGAGATGGCAGAAATGGTGAAGACTAG
- the LOC103438301 gene encoding ATP synthase gamma chain, chloroplastic-like, whose amino-acid sequence MAVSNSILWVSAKPPISNIFLQNPKHLLPQISPQPLRFQSSAIHCGLREIRVRIDSIKNTHKITEAMKLVAAARVRRAQEAVINGRPFAETLVEVLYDINERLQCEDIDVPLTNVRPVKKVAIVVITADRGLCGGFNNLVVKKAEARIAELKKLGLDITLISVGKKGNSYFMRRPEICVDRFIEGGLFATTKEAQVIADDVFSLFVSEEVDKVELVYTKFVSLVKSEPVIHTLLPLSPKGEVVDVNGNSVDAIEDEFFRLTTKEGKLSVERESVKIKREGLLPVMEFEQDPVQILDAMMPLYLNSQILRALQESTASELAARMNAMSNATDNAVDLTKTLSNVYNRQRQAKITGEILEIVAGAEALKEFE is encoded by the coding sequence ATGGCTGTGTCCAATTCAATCCTGTGGGTCTCTGCAAAACCCCCAATTTCTAACATAtttctccaaaaccctaaacacCTTTTGCCCCAAATCTCACCCCAACCTCTCCGTTTTCAATCTTCAGCAATCCACTGCGGTCTGCGTGAGATCCGGGTCCGAATTGATTCCATAAAAAATACCCATAAAATCACCGAAGCCATGAAGCTCGTGGCGGCTGCCAGGGTTCGGAGGGCCCAGGAAGCAGTCATCAATGGCAGACCCTTTGCTGAGACGCTTGTGGAGGTCCTGTACGACATAAATGAGCGGCTTCAGTGTGAAGACATTGATGTCCCTCTCACAAATGTTAGGCCTGTGAAGAAAGTTGCCATTGTTGTGATCACCGCTGATCGAGGCCTCTGCGGCGGCTTCAACAACTTGGTGGTAAAAAAGGCCGAGGCCCGAATCGCGGAATTGAAGAAACTTGGGTTAGATATCACTCTGATCAGTGTTGGAAAAAAGGGTAACTCGTATTTTATGCGTAGGCCTGAGATTTGTGTTGATAGGTTTATTGAAGGTGGGTTATTTGCAACAACAAAAGAGGCTCAGGTCATTGCTGATGATGTTTTTTCGCTGTTTGTTAGCGAAGAGGTTGATAAAGTTGAGCTTGTGTACACTAAATTTGTGTCGTTGGTGAAATCTGAGCCGGTTATACATACATTGCTTCCATTGTCTCCGAAGGGGGAGGTTGTTGATGTGAATGGGAATAGTGTTGATGCAATTGAGGATGAGTTCTTTAGGCTGACAACTAAGGAAGGTAAACTGAGTGTGGAGAGGGAGAGTGTGAAGATAAAGAGGGAAGGGCTTTTGCCGGTTATGGAATTTGAACAAGACCCTGTTCAGATCCTTGATGCCATGATGCCTCTCTACTTGAACAGTCAGATTTTGAGGGCATTGCAGGAATCAACGGCAAGTGAACTCGCGGCGAGAATGAATGCTATGAGCAATGCCACCGACAATGCAGTTGACTTGACGAAGACTCTTTCAAATGTTTACAATCGGCAACGACAAGCAAAGATTACAGGGGAGATATTGGAGATTGTTGCTGGAGCCGAAGCACTAAAGGAGTTTGAGTGA